The sequence below is a genomic window from Nakamurella deserti.
CTGCGAGACCACCGTCGAGAGCGGCACCGTCGCACACCTCCGCCCGCCCGGAGTGGACCTGGACCCCGACCGGTGCCTCACCTGCATCGCCGTGCCCACCGGCGACGTCGTGCTGGACCTCTAGGTCCCGCCGGACCGGTCGCCGTCAGGAGCGCGGTCCGGTGGCCGGTGCGGCGGCGCCGGACGCCGCCTCCACCGCCCGCCCGGTCAGCCGCACGCACGCAGGAGCGGCTGGACGCCATCCACCCGGCGCTGCCGCACCTGCTCACTCCAACGGCCACCCGATGTTCGCCGCCCGGGGGTTGCGGTCCTGGCAGTAGTCGGCCATGGCCGCCCACGGCCACAGACCGGCGCGGATCTCCGTCAGTGACCGGTCCGCGCGAGTCTCGAAGACCATGACCGTGTCCCCGTCCCGGGGGGCGCCGCGGTCGGGTGAGTGGAGCACCATGGGTCCACCTTGCTTGGACACGGTGTCCAGGTCGGCGAGGCTGTCGGCGCCGTAGGTGGCGACCAGATCGTCGACGGTGCTCGCGCCCACGGCGATCCCCTCGGCCGTGCCCAGGTCCGGCTCCGCGGTGACGTAGGCCAGCACCATTCCGTCGTCGGTGGTGACGACGGCGAACCGGGCCTGCCGGTCGACGTGGATCGAGCAGTCCTCGGTCTGGCCGGCACTGAACAGGTCCAGCCCCGGGAGTACGTCCTCCTGCATCGCGTGGACCGACGTCCGTCCGACGGGCGCGCCCGGCAGTCCGGACGCCGACAGCGTCAGCCGGTCCGGGCCCGGCGGTGTCGGACGGGGAGGGGCGGGCGGACTGCAGGCCACCAACGTCAGCGCGGTCACCGGACCGACGATCTTCGCTCGCCCTGACAGCCGCATGGGCATCTCCCGCGGAGTGAACGACGTGACCACACGTCATCGCCACGCGAATTCTGAGCGCGATTCCGGGCGGTCGTCAACCCCCGGACACACCTCCGGCCCCGCTCGCCGAGGCGGACGGGGCCGGAAGGGAACCACGGGACTCCAGGTCAGGCGGAGGTGACGACCGTGACCTTGAAGCTGGCGGAGACGCCCGGGTGCAGCTTGACCGACACCGGGTGCGAACCGGCGGTCTTGATGTGACCACCGACGTCGACGGTGTTCTTGTCCAGCGACGGACCACCGGCGGCCTTGATCGCGGAGGCGACGTCGGCGTTGGTGATCGAACCGAACAGCTTCTTGCCGTCGGCGGTGGCGCGGGCGGTGATGGTCACCGACAGCGCCTCCAGCGCCTGCTTGACCTCGTTGGCGTGATCCGCGTTGCGGATCTCGCGCGCGATCTGCGTGCGCTTCATCGTGGCGATCTGCTTCTCGGCGCCCTTGGTGGCGACGATGGCCTTGCCCTGGGGCAGCAGGAAGTTGCGGCCGTAGCCGTCGCGGACCTCGACGATGTCGCCGGGGGCACCCAGCTTCGGCACGTCGACCGTGAGAATGAGCTTCATGTGAGGTCCCTTCTCAGCGCGCGGTCGAGGTGTAGGGCAGCAACGCCACTTCGCGGGCGTTCTTGACCGCGATGGCGATGTCCCGCTGGTGGATGGTGCAGTTGCCGGTGACGCGGCGGGCGCGGATCTTGCCACGGTCGGAGATGAAGCGGCGCAGCAGGTTGACGTCCTTGTAGTCGATGGGCGTCGACTTCTTCGAGCAGAAGCCACAGGGCTTCGTGCTCACCTTGCGGGGGGGAGGCTTGGGCATTCGTTACTCCAGTGGAAGAGAGAGATCAGGAAGAGAGCAGGGAGGCCTAGAAGGGCGGTTCGTCCGAGTAGCCGCCGCCACCGCCGGCCGGCGGTGCCGAGGCCCACGGATCGTCGGCCGGAGCCGAGTTGCCGCCGCCGCCGCCACCGCCGTAGCCGCCGCCACCGCCGCCGCCCCCGCCACCGGCAGGCCGGTTGACGCGGTTGACCTTGGCCGTGGCGTA
It includes:
- the rplI gene encoding 50S ribosomal protein L9; this encodes MKLILTVDVPKLGAPGDIVEVRDGYGRNFLLPQGKAIVATKGAEKQIATMKRTQIAREIRNADHANEVKQALEALSVTITARATADGKKLFGSITNADVASAIKAAGGPSLDKNTVDVGGHIKTAGSHPVSVKLHPGVSASFKVTVVTSA
- the rpsR gene encoding 30S ribosomal protein S18, with product MPKPPPRKVSTKPCGFCSKKSTPIDYKDVNLLRRFISDRGKIRARRVTGNCTIHQRDIAIAVKNAREVALLPYTSTAR